A single window of Sulfuricaulis sp. DNA harbors:
- a CDS encoding septation protein A codes for MKFLYDLFPLLLFFAAFKFYDIYVATAVAIAASFVQVGLFWIKHRRFETMHVVTLAVIAVFGGMTLLLHDDTFIKWKPTLVYWILSTILLASQWFGSKTAIERMMSSQIALPSTVWKRLNLSWGIFFAVLGAVNIYVAFYYALDLDEETRRNIWVNFKVFGLLGITLVFVFAQAFFMAKHIQDKPGPGETPPNRTTD; via the coding sequence ATGAAATTCCTTTACGATCTGTTTCCACTGCTGCTTTTTTTCGCGGCCTTCAAATTCTACGACATCTATGTCGCCACGGCAGTGGCCATTGCCGCGTCGTTCGTACAGGTAGGTCTTTTCTGGATCAAGCACCGCCGATTTGAAACCATGCACGTGGTGACGCTCGCCGTCATTGCGGTCTTCGGCGGCATGACGCTGCTGCTGCACGACGACACCTTCATCAAATGGAAGCCCACGCTGGTGTACTGGATTCTGTCCACAATCTTACTCGCCAGCCAGTGGTTCGGCAGCAAAACCGCCATTGAACGCATGATGTCGTCACAAATTGCGCTGCCCTCGACAGTCTGGAAACGTCTCAATCTGAGCTGGGGCATTTTCTTCGCCGTGCTCGGGGCCGTGAACATCTACGTCGCGTTCTATTACGCTCTCGATCTCGACGAGGAAACACGGCGGAATATCTGGGTCAACTTCAAGGTGTTCGGGCTGCTGGGCATCACGCTGGTTTTCGTGTTCGCGCAGGCCTTCTTCATGGCGAAACATATTCAGGATAAACCGGGGCCTGGCGAAACTCCTCCCAACAGGACCACAGACTGA
- a CDS encoding YciI family protein, translated as MWYVINATDNEGSLERRLSVRARHLARLQELQNEGRLLLAGPYPAVDSNDPGPAGFTGSLIIAEFESLEDAQSWANADPYVEARVYADVNVKPFRKVLP; from the coding sequence ATGTGGTACGTCATTAACGCCACTGACAATGAAGGCAGTCTTGAGCGCCGACTTTCCGTGCGCGCCCGGCACCTCGCGCGTTTACAAGAACTGCAAAATGAAGGTCGTCTTCTGCTTGCCGGCCCCTACCCGGCCGTCGACAGCAACGATCCCGGTCCGGCCGGATTCACCGGCAGTCTGATCATCGCCGAATTTGAATCGCTGGAAGATGCGCAATCCTGGGCCAATGCCGACCCGTACGTTGAAGCGCGAGTTTACGCCGACGTCAACGTCAAGCCGTTCCGCAAGGTTCTGCCGTGA
- a CDS encoding BolA family transcriptional regulator produces MKLEQNPSGGRATLIENCLREAFTPSKIEVRDDSHQHAGHEGAKSGGGHFAVTIVSLNFQGKSSVQRHQMIYQALGGMMKKEIHALSIQALAPDEL; encoded by the coding sequence ATGAAACTTGAACAAAACCCATCCGGCGGGCGCGCCACATTGATTGAAAACTGCTTGCGCGAAGCCTTCACACCCTCGAAAATCGAGGTGCGCGATGACAGCCACCAGCATGCCGGGCACGAAGGCGCGAAAAGCGGCGGCGGGCATTTCGCCGTTACCATTGTCTCGCTGAACTTTCAGGGTAAATCTTCGGTCCAACGGCATCAAATGATCTACCAGGCACTGGGTGGCATGATGAAGAAAGAGATTCATGCGCTCAGTATTCAGGCGCTTGCGCCAGACGAGCTTTAA
- a CDS encoding peptidylprolyl isomerase produces MSSLRTFLIVLLAAAGLFAAGCDKKPADEANKEAAKEPDKVIATVNGEKIMQSDYQNYLQLRQQQVGPIPDKDKEKKVVMDEMIEKMLLAQYAVSSKLDQEPEVGSLMKRVREEILVQAVKRKQLRDNPITDDDVKKRFEKEVEDTHKTEYKVRHILIKEEADARDIVAQLGKGAKFNKLAKDKSMDAQSGKSGGELGWINQGMVVPEFFNAVMAMKKGAVSTEPVKSDFGWHIIKVEDTRPLKIPTFEQFISDQRARANLHRKMQDDKVSNLVKELKEKGKITVN; encoded by the coding sequence ATGTCAAGCTTACGCACATTCCTCATCGTTCTTCTGGCCGCGGCCGGCTTGTTCGCCGCCGGCTGTGATAAAAAGCCGGCCGACGAAGCCAATAAAGAGGCGGCCAAGGAACCTGACAAGGTTATCGCCACCGTCAACGGTGAAAAGATCATGCAATCGGATTATCAGAATTACCTGCAACTGCGCCAGCAGCAGGTCGGCCCGATCCCCGACAAAGACAAGGAAAAGAAGGTCGTGATGGACGAAATGATTGAAAAGATGTTGCTCGCCCAGTATGCCGTCAGCAGCAAGCTCGACCAGGAGCCGGAGGTCGGCAGCCTCATGAAGCGTGTGCGCGAGGAAATCCTGGTACAGGCCGTCAAACGCAAGCAGCTGCGTGACAACCCCATCACGGATGATGACGTGAAGAAACGATTTGAAAAAGAAGTCGAGGACACGCACAAAACCGAGTACAAAGTACGGCACATCCTGATCAAGGAAGAAGCGGATGCCAGGGATATCGTGGCGCAACTGGGCAAAGGCGCAAAATTCAACAAACTCGCCAAGGACAAGTCCATGGACGCGCAAAGCGGAAAAAGCGGCGGCGAGCTCGGATGGATCAACCAGGGCATGGTAGTGCCGGAGTTTTTCAATGCCGTCATGGCGATGAAAAAGGGCGCGGTTTCGACCGAGCCTGTAAAATCCGACTTCGGCTGGCACATTATCAAGGTCGAGGATACCCGTCCCCTCAAGATTCCGACCTTCGAACAATTCATATCGGATCAGCGCGCCCGCGCCAACCTCCATCGCAAGATGCAGGACGACAAGGTCAGCAATCTGGTCAAGGAACTTAAAGAAAAGGGCAAGATCACGGTAAACTGA
- a CDS encoding esterase-like activity of phytase family protein, producing MKQFIKTAGIIAGILSAGLHSGGLLAQTELETRQVALSQNIKIGDRIGHIRFLGMLELPDITRNGLRLSQLSGLAWDDDDGILYAISDRGGLFHLRPEFNGSTLTGLRLLRAIALQEPGKNKPLKRPYTDSESLNILNGRNGRKGDAELVISFERVPRIMRYHPDGRAISTYPLPEVLNDAKNYANENKMLESVCIDTSLGIITVAEEPLKNEPSGYTHLFSLSSKSWRYPIASGDRLTDMECLGQGELILLQQTYRHAFGQITVALKRVHLASEPSSDPLNPETLVTLDSQDGFQIDNFEGLARHKGRRFFMVSDNNDLFVQRTLLMYFEILGE from the coding sequence ATGAAACAATTCATTAAAACCGCCGGCATCATCGCCGGCATACTGTCCGCCGGACTCCACAGCGGCGGCCTCCTGGCTCAAACCGAACTGGAAACGCGACAAGTCGCACTGTCTCAAAATATAAAAATAGGCGACCGCATTGGGCACATCCGCTTTCTCGGCATGCTGGAACTGCCTGATATCACACGTAACGGCTTGCGGCTGTCGCAACTCTCTGGTCTCGCCTGGGATGACGATGACGGGATTCTTTATGCCATTTCCGACAGGGGCGGCCTGTTCCATCTGCGACCGGAATTCAACGGGAGCACGTTGACAGGCCTCAGACTACTGCGAGCGATTGCGCTGCAAGAACCTGGAAAAAATAAACCCCTCAAGCGCCCGTACACAGACTCGGAAAGCTTGAATATCCTGAACGGGCGAAATGGACGCAAGGGCGATGCCGAGCTGGTCATCAGTTTCGAGCGCGTTCCGCGCATCATGCGATACCATCCCGACGGCCGCGCCATCAGCACATATCCACTTCCCGAGGTGCTGAATGACGCAAAAAACTATGCCAATGAGAACAAAATGCTGGAGTCTGTGTGTATTGACACCTCTCTGGGCATCATCACCGTAGCTGAAGAACCATTAAAAAATGAGCCGAGCGGCTACACACATCTTTTCAGTCTTTCATCGAAGTCATGGCGTTACCCGATTGCATCGGGGGACAGGCTGACTGATATGGAATGCCTGGGTCAGGGCGAGTTGATTTTGCTGCAACAGACATACCGGCACGCCTTCGGACAGATTACCGTGGCACTCAAACGTGTTCATCTGGCATCTGAACCATCGTCCGATCCGCTGAACCCGGAAACGCTGGTGACGCTCGACAGCCAGGACGGGTTTCAGATCGACAACTTCGAGGGCCTTGCACGCCACAAGGGCAGGCGTTTCTTCATGGTCAGCGATAATAACGATCTGTTTGTACAACGGACATTGCTGATGTATTTCGAGATATTGGGGGAATAA
- a CDS encoding DUF1499 domain-containing protein, protein MLLAISGAMFSITAMAVSEAMAKNLAPCPSSPNCVLSDATDSLHHVPHFAINLPVDEAWRLVREAVNEMPRTKVVETTGNYLHAECTSMIFRFVDDLEFELRVEGIIAVRSASRTGRRDFGVNRRRVEQLREILRAKGVIK, encoded by the coding sequence GTGCTTCTGGCGATTTCAGGCGCTATGTTTTCCATTACGGCAATGGCGGTATCTGAAGCGATGGCAAAAAATCTTGCTCCTTGTCCTTCCTCTCCCAACTGTGTTTTGAGTGACGCCACCGACTCTTTGCATCACGTACCCCATTTCGCGATCAATCTTCCTGTCGATGAAGCATGGCGTTTGGTCAGAGAGGCAGTGAACGAGATGCCCCGAACAAAGGTTGTGGAAACCACGGGAAACTATCTGCATGCCGAGTGCACGAGCATGATTTTCCGGTTCGTGGATGATCTGGAGTTCGAGCTCAGAGTTGAGGGTATTATCGCCGTTCGGTCGGCGTCACGGACAGGTCGTAGGGACTTCGGGGTGAATCGGCGCCGTGTTGAACAATTACGAGAAATACTGCGAGCGAAGGGTGTTATCAAATAG